In Elusimicrobiota bacterium, the following proteins share a genomic window:
- a CDS encoding redoxin domain-containing protein produces the protein MKKNALLMSLLFIAACSAKPEERPAIAQKEKPAPVLELKKLINSNLKELSDWRDLKGKAVVLEFWASWCEPCVDNIPHINGLAEKFRGKPVVFISVTDESETVVRGFMKEHEMKGWIAPEAPASVFKSFRVYGRPHTVLIDKTSKVAAFTYPSEVTENTIESLLEGKITLHSDAPAVEDSTSAAKPLAEFYIARSAKKSGRASYGPASISASAMPFFFILQHVFKSADKIEPDKETADIAGAHYDVRVSLPLENGKDYKDFFSRGLEDALGLKLTLIKKKAEVYILKKTPGGIKGFAKTGEGTAPNASEEGNVFTVTGFGLDVLCQALKERLDTPVVDETGVNAGYSYGFDFKSGDFKTINAELPVQLGLRLEKGFRKINVLEVRKKMQNVK, from the coding sequence ATGAAAAAAAACGCCCTGCTGATGAGTTTGCTGTTTATCGCGGCTTGTTCCGCCAAACCCGAGGAACGGCCCGCCATCGCCCAAAAAGAAAAGCCGGCGCCGGTTTTGGAACTGAAAAAACTTATAAATTCTAATTTGAAAGAGTTAAGCGACTGGCGCGACCTGAAAGGTAAAGCGGTGGTTCTTGAATTCTGGGCCAGTTGGTGCGAGCCCTGCGTGGATAACATACCGCATATAAACGGGCTGGCTGAAAAATTCCGCGGTAAGCCGGTGGTTTTTATCTCGGTTACGGACGAATCAGAAACCGTTGTGCGCGGCTTTATGAAGGAACACGAGATGAAAGGCTGGATCGCGCCTGAAGCGCCGGCTTCCGTTTTTAAGAGCTTCAGGGTTTATGGGCGTCCGCATACGGTGCTTATTGATAAAACGTCAAAAGTGGCCGCTTTTACCTATCCAAGCGAGGTCACTGAAAACACCATTGAGTCTCTTCTTGAGGGGAAAATAACGCTTCACTCGGACGCGCCGGCTGTGGAAGACAGCACCTCCGCCGCCAAGCCTCTGGCTGAATTTTATATAGCGCGTTCCGCGAAAAAGAGCGGCCGGGCCAGTTACGGGCCGGCTTCCATTTCCGCTTCCGCGATGCCGTTTTTTTTCATTCTCCAGCACGTTTTTAAATCCGCGGATAAGATAGAGCCTGACAAAGAAACAGCGGATATCGCCGGCGCTCATTATGATGTGCGCGTGAGCCTGCCTTTAGAGAACGGCAAGGACTATAAAGACTTTTTCTCGCGCGGGCTTGAAGACGCGCTGGGACTGAAACTTACGCTTATTAAAAAGAAGGCGGAGGTTTATATCCTTAAAAAAACCCCCGGAGGAATAAAGGGTTTTGCGAAAACCGGCGAAGGAACGGCGCCTAATGCTTCAGAGGAGGGGAATGTTTTTACCGTAACAGGTTTTGGCCTTGATGTCTTATGCCAGGCCTTGAAAGAGCGGCTGGATACCCCGGTGGTGGACGAAACCGGAGTTAATGCCGGATACTCTTACGGTTTTGATTTTAAGAGCGGCGACTTTAAGACGATAAACGCCGAGCTCCCCGTTCAACTGGGGCTGCGCCTTGAAAAAGGTTTCCGAAAAATAAATGTTCTGGAAGTAAGAAAGAAAATGCAAAATGTAAAGTGA
- a CDS encoding NYN domain-containing protein, whose translation MRKISSKPTVYLIDGSNFSRSSWAAQEGVNSDALEAEFLHWLGEVARTEPLKASCFRVVFDGGFRSTGGSAGPSINVYFSDEGKADDILLERAYFLSMEGTRAVIVTSDSGIRDKAALDGIKSLPCDSFFRLCENELKKGDR comes from the coding sequence GTGAGAAAAATTTCCTCAAAACCCACGGTTTACCTTATAGACGGCTCAAATTTCTCTCGGAGTTCCTGGGCAGCCCAGGAGGGAGTGAACTCCGACGCGCTGGAAGCCGAGTTCCTGCATTGGCTTGGCGAAGTTGCGCGCACGGAGCCTTTAAAGGCTTCGTGTTTCAGGGTCGTTTTTGACGGGGGATTCAGATCTACCGGCGGTTCAGCCGGGCCGTCCATAAACGTCTATTTCTCAGATGAGGGAAAGGCGGACGATATCCTTCTTGAACGGGCCTATTTTCTGAGCATGGAAGGCACAAGAGCCGTTATTGTCACCTCCGACAGCGGGATACGGGATAAAGCGGCCTTGGACGGAATTAAAAGCCTGCCCTGCGACTCTTTTTTCCGCCTCTGCGAAAATGAACTGAAAAAAGGCGACAGGTAG
- a CDS encoding phosphatidylserine decarboxylase: MGFSPEGVKLVITGIVVAAVGGIISVWSRWLGVPALLLGLVFSAFSAYFFRDPERDKVFAPGEIACPADGTVLSVGVEENPDVTVVRIFLSIFNVHIQRAPADAKVESVKYSKGSFAIAYKPEAAKNERNLMWFSDPSGRKFAVEQLTGSIARRIACYVREGQEVKTSQKIGMIYFGSQVAVYLPNTARVLVKPGDKVAGGETILGLW; the protein is encoded by the coding sequence ATGGGATTTTCACCTGAAGGGGTCAAATTAGTAATAACCGGCATCGTAGTGGCGGCGGTCGGAGGAATAATTTCGGTCTGGTCGAGGTGGCTGGGCGTGCCGGCCCTTCTGCTGGGGCTTGTTTTTTCGGCTTTTTCGGCTTATTTTTTCCGGGACCCGGAGCGCGATAAGGTTTTTGCTCCGGGTGAGATCGCCTGCCCTGCCGACGGCACGGTGTTAAGCGTGGGCGTGGAAGAGAATCCCGATGTGACAGTGGTGCGTATTTTCCTTTCCATCTTCAATGTCCATATACAGCGCGCCCCCGCGGATGCAAAAGTGGAAAGCGTGAAATATTCAAAAGGCAGTTTTGCCATCGCGTATAAGCCTGAAGCCGCTAAGAACGAGAGGAACCTGATGTGGTTTTCAGATCCATCGGGCCGTAAATTCGCCGTGGAGCAGCTAACCGGTTCAATAGCCCGCAGGATAGCCTGCTATGTCCGCGAGGGACAGGAAGTGAAAACTTCACAGAAAATAGGCATGATATATTTCGGGTCACAGGTGGCCGTTTACCTTCCGAACACCGCCCGGGTGCTTGTTAAACCGGGAGACAAGGTGGCCGGCGGCGAAACTATATTGGGACTTTGGTAG
- the pssA gene encoding CDP-diacylglycerol--serine O-phosphatidyltransferase has protein sequence MEENNAIQNPQGKLDLSKIKKTGAVVLPSLFTIANMAAGFFSIIAASDGKYVPAAWLIIFSYFMDMLDGRIARLVHGESSFGVEIDSLSDWISFGIAPAYLIYNFVLKDYGFWAYPVAFLYVLCGALRLARFNVKSHFGGGSKHYFQGLPIPAAAGILVSFVLAYSMLEAGGGVRSIKLVMNQMPFIYGVIPFIMIALALLMVSSVPYAAFKQGNVLKPNSVKGMLLILAVFSLIVYCPQDALFTFFSIYALTGVIIGIYRAFKPVVSE, from the coding sequence ATGGAAGAAAACAACGCAATTCAGAACCCGCAGGGAAAACTTGACCTGTCCAAAATAAAGAAAACAGGCGCCGTGGTTCTGCCTTCGTTGTTCACTATCGCGAACATGGCTGCCGGGTTTTTTTCAATAATAGCGGCCTCGGACGGTAAATATGTGCCGGCGGCCTGGCTTATTATATTTTCCTATTTCATGGATATGCTGGACGGCCGTATAGCCCGCCTGGTGCACGGGGAAAGCTCTTTCGGAGTGGAAATAGATTCCCTTTCCGACTGGATTTCGTTCGGAATCGCTCCGGCATATCTCATTTATAATTTTGTGCTGAAGGATTACGGCTTCTGGGCCTACCCTGTGGCGTTTTTATATGTGCTTTGCGGGGCTTTGCGGCTTGCCCGCTTTAATGTTAAATCGCATTTCGGCGGTGGTTCCAAACATTACTTCCAAGGCCTGCCCATACCTGCGGCCGCGGGCATACTGGTTTCCTTCGTACTGGCATACAGCATGCTTGAGGCCGGCGGCGGGGTGCGCAGCATAAAACTCGTGATGAACCAGATGCCTTTCATTTACGGAGTGATTCCGTTCATCATGATCGCGCTCGCGCTTTTAATGGTTTCTTCCGTGCCCTACGCGGCTTTCAAACAGGGCAATGTGCTTAAACCGAATTCAGTCAAAGGCATGCTCTTGATACTGGCGGTGTTTTCGCTTATAGTTTACTGCCCGCAGGACGCCTTATTCACGTTTTTTTCCATATACGCGCTGACAGGCGTGATAATAGGAATTTACAGGGCTTTCAAGCCTGTGGTCAGCGAATAG
- a CDS encoding LssY C-terminal domain-containing protein has translation MFLKMFRKPLLVTGYWLLITATLPPQARAGWLLWEAPKEVASPAAEKIIYSAKEPADLTSEFVFSPSGKEKLPANLIFFANLSDLRSFSAAVGWTECETRLFDSIGQALKKLYSGRKPTNFLPAKSWLLGGKTQDLSFCGAQGNQFEIYFWRLPFRGQGGTPFWAGAVYGTGAQDTFNAALKNQKVKKSKIKNARSAADSAKGQRQASVTKNEVFLISLR, from the coding sequence ATGTTTTTAAAAATGTTTAGAAAGCCGTTACTGGTTACCGGTTACTGGTTACTGATTACCGCCACCCTTCCGCCGCAGGCGCGGGCGGGCTGGCTCTTGTGGGAAGCGCCGAAAGAGGTTGCCTCTCCGGCTGCGGAAAAAATTATTTACTCCGCCAAAGAGCCGGCTGATTTAACATCCGAATTCGTCTTTTCCCCATCCGGCAAAGAAAAGCTGCCGGCAAACTTGATTTTTTTCGCCAATCTTTCCGATCTGCGCTCTTTTTCTGCGGCAGTCGGCTGGACTGAATGTGAAACCCGGCTGTTTGATTCCATCGGCCAGGCCCTTAAAAAACTTTATTCAGGCAGAAAACCGACAAATTTTCTTCCCGCCAAAAGCTGGCTGCTTGGGGGAAAAACCCAGGACCTCTCTTTTTGCGGGGCTCAGGGGAACCAGTTCGAGATTTACTTCTGGCGACTCCCCTTCCGCGGCCAGGGCGGAACGCCTTTTTGGGCCGGGGCAGTTTATGGAACGGGAGCGCAGGACACGTTTAACGCCGCGCTAAAAAACCAAAAAGTCAAAAAATCCAAAATTAAAAACGCCCGTTCAGCCGCTGATAGCGCCAAAGGCCAGCGGCAGGCCAGTGTCACTAAGAACGAGGTGTTTTTAATTTCACTCCGCTGA
- the metG gene encoding methionine--tRNA ligase — translation MDKKYFYITTPIYYANDKPHVGHAYTTLAADVLARHLRAAGRDVYFQTGTDEHGANIEKIAREKNIEPKTWCREISADFRNLWKTLNISYDYFIRTTDLDHERRVQAVFERLIETGDIYPGSYNGLYCRSCENFMDEGELINGNCPVHGKPPEQVSEETYFFKLSKYQGPLLEHYAKNPDFLAPKHRAQEIINFVNSGLKDISVSRTRVTWGVQVLSNPRHTVYVWFDALLNYATGVGYRPQTPDPAFAEKWPADVHFVGKEIFRFHAVIWPAMLMALGVELPKKIYAHGWWTVNGEKMSKSKGNFINPEDIVREYGLDAFRYFIFREVPFGADGDFSHDSFKRRYNADLANDFGNLFSRALNMVNKYLEGRLPGKPEGGALFTEFSKRTAEIDKKLEQLQFGEALDLIWQAVSILNKKIDTEKPWEMAKKDPQALKPLLHDLVWCLRLIAGWVYPFMPDTSAKMQMQLSIGHESAAGAEPHKIPALFPRKQ, via the coding sequence ATGGATAAAAAATATTTCTATATAACCACCCCTATTTATTATGCGAATGACAAACCGCATGTGGGCCACGCCTATACCACGCTGGCGGCCGATGTGCTGGCCCGGCATTTACGCGCCGCCGGGAGGGATGTTTATTTTCAGACCGGTACCGACGAACACGGCGCGAATATAGAGAAGATAGCCCGTGAGAAAAATATCGAGCCTAAAACCTGGTGCCGCGAGATTTCAGCCGATTTCCGGAATCTCTGGAAAACCCTGAATATCAGCTACGATTATTTTATCCGCACCACGGACCTCGACCATGAGCGCAGAGTGCAGGCCGTTTTTGAACGCCTGATTGAAACAGGCGACATCTACCCCGGCTCTTACAACGGCCTCTATTGCCGCTCCTGCGAGAATTTCATGGATGAGGGAGAGCTGATAAACGGCAATTGCCCCGTGCACGGCAAGCCGCCGGAACAGGTCAGCGAGGAAACTTATTTTTTCAAACTCTCAAAATACCAGGGCCCGCTGCTTGAGCATTACGCCAAAAATCCGGATTTTCTGGCCCCAAAGCACAGAGCTCAGGAAATAATAAATTTTGTGAACTCGGGGCTGAAAGACATCTCGGTTTCAAGGACCAGGGTAACCTGGGGAGTGCAAGTGCTCTCAAACCCCAGGCACACGGTTTATGTGTGGTTTGACGCCCTTTTGAACTACGCCACCGGCGTAGGCTACCGCCCGCAAACCCCGGACCCCGCTTTCGCGGAAAAATGGCCGGCGGACGTGCATTTTGTGGGGAAGGAAATTTTCCGTTTCCACGCGGTAATCTGGCCCGCCATGCTTATGGCCCTCGGGGTTGAGCTGCCCAAAAAGATTTACGCCCACGGCTGGTGGACTGTAAACGGCGAGAAGATGTCAAAGTCAAAGGGCAACTTTATAAATCCCGAGGACATCGTGCGGGAATACGGCCTGGACGCCTTCCGCTATTTTATTTTCAGGGAAGTGCCTTTCGGGGCGGACGGGGATTTTTCACACGACTCCTTCAAGCGGCGCTATAACGCGGACCTCGCCAACGATTTCGGGAATCTGTTTTCACGGGCGCTGAACATGGTGAACAAATACCTGGAGGGCCGTCTTCCCGGCAAGCCGGAAGGCGGGGCGCTTTTCACTGAATTTTCAAAGCGCACAGCGGAGATAGACAAGAAACTGGAACAATTGCAGTTTGGCGAAGCCCTGGACCTTATCTGGCAGGCGGTTTCCATCCTGAATAAAAAAATCGACACGGAAAAGCCATGGGAAATGGCAAAGAAAGATCCACAGGCCCTGAAACCGCTGCTTCACGATCTGGTATGGTGTCTGCGTCTTATAGCCGGCTGGGTATACCCCTTTATGCCCGACACTTCCGCCAAAATGCAGATGCAGCTGAGCATAGGCCATGAGAGCGCCGCGGGAGCTGAACCGCATAAAATACCCGCGTTGTTCCCTAGAAAGCAGTAA
- a CDS encoding DNA polymerase III subunit delta', with protein sequence MGLSQIIGHDKMVARLKSMLVSERVPPALLFTGPEGVGKFLAAKEFARALTCLHKPLEEPVAEESLFNSLSEPVTHNSSLITHNSDDACGVCASCLQIDSGAHPDVRIIDTIFQAALLDEEESRNLKVDTIREVCRYANQTPILSARKVFIIRDAEAMVPQAQNALLKTLEEPPPDTVLILTVSKKNALFSTIISRCYILDFTALPRPALERLLEAQGLSLNEAAALSSLSQGSLKKAQDLLKLSDRLKGAPPLDGMGAFKMSASLPKDTHRARHEVGTLLDLLLAGARVRWAAAPEGLKKPLSALVTKLLALRRMITQNVSYALILETALLESEKLGILPENIIKQET encoded by the coding sequence ATGGGGCTTTCTCAAATTATCGGCCACGATAAAATGGTGGCGCGTCTGAAGTCCATGCTGGTCTCGGAACGCGTGCCGCCTGCACTGCTGTTCACAGGCCCCGAAGGCGTAGGGAAGTTTTTGGCCGCCAAAGAATTCGCCAGGGCTCTAACCTGCCTGCATAAGCCTCTGGAAGAGCCAGTTGCCGAAGAAAGCCTTTTCAACTCTCTTTCAGAACCCGTCACTCATAACTCATCACTCATAACTCATAACTCAGATGATGCCTGCGGCGTTTGCGCCTCCTGCCTGCAGATAGACAGCGGAGCCCACCCTGATGTCAGAATTATAGACACCATTTTCCAGGCGGCTCTTCTTGACGAGGAAGAAAGCCGCAACCTGAAGGTGGACACCATACGCGAGGTTTGCCGCTACGCTAATCAGACACCCATCCTTTCCGCCCGTAAGGTTTTTATAATCCGCGACGCAGAGGCCATGGTGCCGCAAGCCCAGAACGCGCTTTTAAAAACTCTTGAGGAGCCGCCGCCAGACACTGTGCTTATACTCACAGTTTCAAAGAAAAACGCCCTGTTCTCAACCATAATATCCCGCTGCTACATCCTTGACTTCACCGCCCTGCCGCGCCCGGCGCTTGAGAGGCTGCTTGAGGCGCAAGGGCTCTCTCTTAACGAAGCAGCCGCATTAAGTTCGCTGTCGCAGGGCTCGCTTAAAAAGGCTCAGGATTTACTTAAGCTTTCCGACCGCCTTAAAGGCGCACCCCCGCTTGACGGAATGGGAGCGTTTAAAATGTCCGCGTCGCTCCCTAAGGACACCCACCGCGCAAGGCATGAGGTGGGCACACTGCTTGATTTGCTGCTCGCCGGAGCCAGGGTCCGCTGGGCCGCCGCGCCGGAGGGCTTAAAAAAACCGCTTTCCGCCCTGGTGACAAAGCTGCTTGCCTTGCGGCGCATGATAACCCAGAATGTATCCTATGCCCTCATACTTGAAACAGCTTTGCTTGAAAGCGAAAAACTCGGCATTTTACCTGAGAACATAATAAAGCAGGAGACTTAA
- the tmk gene encoding dTMP kinase produces MKRGFFIVLEGPDRSGKSTQAKLLKEWLKSRGFSVILTREPGGTKVSEQVRKILLDPKNDIARLTELFLYESSRAQHTLEIILPALKAGKVVISDRFTLSTTAYQGYGRGLPIKTVNTLNAAATCGLQPDLIFVFDIPDNIFAERERRAQKLLGPDRIELESAAFRKRVNRAYKILAKKPGVVRINGALSVTDIRQKIIGRVGRLVGGKN; encoded by the coding sequence ATGAAGAGAGGTTTTTTCATCGTTCTTGAGGGCCCCGACCGTTCGGGAAAATCCACTCAGGCTAAACTTTTGAAAGAATGGCTTAAAAGCAGGGGGTTTTCCGTTATACTGACGCGCGAACCGGGCGGAACCAAGGTTTCCGAACAGGTGCGCAAAATACTTTTAGATCCGAAAAACGACATAGCGCGCCTGACCGAACTTTTTCTTTACGAATCTTCCAGGGCCCAGCATACGCTTGAGATAATATTGCCGGCTCTCAAAGCGGGCAAGGTGGTTATCTCCGACCGTTTCACTCTCTCCACCACCGCCTACCAGGGTTATGGCCGCGGCTTGCCCATAAAAACCGTAAACACGCTTAACGCCGCAGCCACCTGCGGCCTGCAACCGGATCTTATTTTTGTTTTTGACATCCCCGACAACATATTTGCCGAAAGGGAAAGACGGGCGCAAAAGCTTTTGGGGCCCGACCGTATAGAACTTGAGTCTGCCGCTTTCAGGAAAAGAGTGAACAGGGCTTATAAGATCCTGGCCAAAAAACCCGGCGTGGTGCGCATAAACGGCGCGCTATCCGTAACAGATATCCGTCAAAAGATCATCGGGCGCGTCGGGCGGCTGGTAGGCGGGAAGAATTAA
- a CDS encoding tetratricopeptide repeat protein → MSKIIIFLLLIAPVLAAETHKKTDTYQAIADELLKDCTGINKTIAVTGFSYSDGRDSRDGGVVAGRITAKLLKVKKNKIIGRKEIDNAFEELKLQRSGAIGSDSAKEIGKMLGADWIAVGTLTELPDKQIALNAHLVDVGSGEIINAANARIKKDWLKQYRKLLAEENKAIEKNPKTAQIFYERGVMYADLGEYDNAIASFGLAISLNPAHLKAYFGRGNAYYHKGKYDKTIEDCSKAIAIDQKYTAAYIIRGDAYKFKGERDKAIEDYSEVIAINPKDAMAYSVRGLTYDDKNEYDKAIVDLSREIAIDPKYAEAYTMRGIAYGHKGEYDKAIEDLSRAIEIDPKYAETYSNRGIVYAHKGEYDKAIEDSSMAIEIDPKNAKAYGSRGLAYDFKGEYDKAIKNYSKAIAIDPKLATAYCNRGIAYANEHGYDKAIEDLSRAIAIDPEYAEAYSNRGIIYTHSGEYDKAIEDLSKAIAIDPKNAKAYGSRGLAYDFKGEYNKAIQDCSQVIAIDPKLAAAYCNRGIAYANNHEYDKAIEDLSKAIEIDPQYAEAYAVRGSAHAQKREYNAAIEDFSKTIAIDPKLAKAYKAYGSRGLAYYQKGEFDKAIEDLSEVIAMDPKDAPAYSFRGNAYRAKGEFDKAAADEEKYQSLLKK, encoded by the coding sequence ATGTCAAAGATAATCATATTCCTGTTGCTTATTGCTCCGGTTCTTGCGGCGGAAACTCACAAAAAAACCGATACTTACCAGGCAATTGCGGACGAACTCCTGAAAGACTGCACAGGCATCAATAAAACAATCGCCGTGACAGGATTTTCATATTCCGACGGCCGGGATTCCAGGGACGGCGGCGTTGTAGCCGGGAGAATAACCGCCAAACTGCTAAAAGTTAAAAAAAACAAGATAATTGGGCGAAAAGAGATAGATAATGCGTTTGAAGAATTAAAACTCCAACGCTCCGGCGCCATTGGCTCCGATTCCGCAAAAGAGATAGGCAAAATGCTGGGAGCCGACTGGATAGCAGTAGGGACCCTGACTGAATTGCCGGACAAACAAATAGCGCTGAACGCCCACCTGGTCGATGTTGGATCCGGTGAGATAATAAACGCCGCCAACGCCCGGATAAAAAAAGACTGGCTAAAGCAGTACAGAAAACTTCTCGCGGAAGAAAACAAAGCGATTGAGAAAAACCCGAAGACTGCACAGATATTTTACGAAAGGGGAGTAATGTACGCTGACCTGGGAGAATACGATAACGCCATAGCCAGCTTCGGTCTGGCGATCAGCCTTAATCCGGCCCATTTGAAAGCTTATTTTGGCAGAGGAAACGCATACTATCATAAGGGCAAGTATGACAAGACAATTGAAGATTGTTCCAAAGCGATAGCGATTGACCAGAAGTATACTGCGGCATATATTATCCGCGGAGACGCATATAAGTTCAAAGGCGAGCGTGATAAAGCAATTGAGGATTATTCCGAGGTTATAGCGATTAACCCGAAGGATGCCATGGCGTATTCTGTCCGCGGCCTGACCTATGACGATAAGAACGAATATGACAAGGCAATTGTGGATTTATCCAGGGAGATAGCGATTGACCCGAAGTATGCAGAGGCTTATACTATGCGCGGAATTGCCTATGGTCATAAGGGTGAATATGACAAGGCGATCGAAGATTTATCCAGGGCGATAGAAATTGACCCGAAGTATGCCGAGACATATTCCAACCGCGGGATCGTCTATGCTCACAAGGGTGAGTATGACAAGGCGATCGAAGATTCTTCCATGGCGATCGAAATTGATCCGAAGAATGCCAAGGCATACGGCAGCCGCGGACTTGCCTATGATTTTAAGGGCGAGTATGATAAGGCGATTAAAAATTATTCCAAAGCGATAGCAATTGATCCAAAACTTGCTACGGCATATTGTAACCGCGGAATTGCCTATGCCAATGAACACGGATATGACAAGGCGATCGAAGATTTATCCAGGGCGATAGCGATTGACCCGGAGTATGCCGAGGCATACTCTAACCGCGGAATTATCTATACCCACAGTGGCGAGTATGATAAGGCGATCGAAGATTTGTCCAAGGCTATCGCGATTGACCCGAAGAATGCCAAGGCATATGGCAGCCGCGGACTTGCCTATGATTTTAAGGGCGAGTATAATAAGGCGATTCAAGATTGTTCCCAGGTGATAGCAATTGACCCGAAGCTCGCTGCGGCATACTGTAACCGCGGAATTGCCTATGCTAATAACCACGAATATGACAAGGCTATTGAAGATTTATCCAAAGCGATAGAAATTGACCCGCAGTATGCCGAGGCATATGCAGTCCGCGGATCGGCCCATGCCCAGAAGCGCGAGTATAACGCGGCAATCGAAGATTTTTCCAAGACAATAGCGATTGACCCGAAGCTTGCTAAAGCATATAAAGCTTATGGCAGCCGCGGACTTGCCTATTATCAGAAGGGCGAGTTTGACAAGGCAATTGAAGATCTATCCGAAGTGATAGCAATGGACCCGAAGGATGCTCCCGCATATTCTTTCCGCGGAAATGCCTACCGTGCGAAGGGTGAGTTTGATAAGGCAGCCGCTGACGAGGAAAAATACCAAAGCCTGCTTAAAAAATAG